From the genome of Scytonema hofmannii PCC 7110, one region includes:
- a CDS encoding type II toxin-antitoxin system VapC family toxin: protein MSLWILDTDTFSFFQRAHPLVSQRVNAIPAEQLATTVITFEEQMYGRLNRIRRANSQDSLVFAYMQLRETLEDFKTINVLNFNEEAANCYAELLRQKFRISTQDLRIGSIAISNNAILVTRNQRDFSRIPRLQFEDWTMGN, encoded by the coding sequence GTGAGCTTGTGGATACTTGATACCGATACTTTTTCATTCTTTCAAAGAGCGCATCCCTTAGTAAGTCAACGTGTAAATGCGATACCCGCAGAACAATTAGCTACAACAGTTATTACATTTGAAGAACAGATGTACGGAAGATTGAACCGTATTAGAAGAGCTAATTCACAAGATTCATTAGTATTTGCTTATATGCAATTACGTGAAACTTTGGAAGATTTTAAAACGATCAACGTACTGAATTTTAATGAAGAAGCCGCTAATTGCTATGCAGAATTGCTACGTCAGAAGTTTCGTATCAGTACGCAAGATTTACGAATAGGGTCAATTGCAATTTCTAATAACGCTATTTTGGTAACGCGAAATCAGCGAGATTTTTCCCGCATTCCTAGGTTGCAATTTGAAGATTGGACGATGGGGAATTAG
- a CDS encoding type II toxin-antitoxin system VapC family toxin: MVKAYFLDSSALLKRYVSETRTAWIQFLTAHSSSNLLVIARITWVEILSALARRQREGSLSSNQVSQILQAFRYHFDTQYQKVELLPTVTQIAGELVSRHPLRAYDAVQLASALCILPQFSQANTMTFTFFTADERLLAVAQIENLITDNPNYHP, from the coding sequence GTGGTAAAAGCATATTTTTTAGACAGTAGTGCTTTGCTTAAACGGTATGTTTCAGAAACAAGAACCGCTTGGATTCAGTTCTTAACGGCTCACTCGAGTAGTAATTTGCTGGTTATTGCCCGAATTACGTGGGTTGAAATTTTGAGTGCATTGGCTCGTCGCCAACGCGAGGGTAGCCTTTCTAGCAATCAGGTTAGCCAAATTTTGCAAGCATTTCGTTACCACTTTGATACTCAGTATCAAAAGGTTGAATTACTGCCAACAGTGACTCAAATAGCAGGAGAACTTGTCAGTCGTCATCCTCTCAGAGCTTATGATGCCGTTCAACTTGCTTCAGCATTGTGCATTTTGCCTCAATTCTCTCAAGCAAATACTATGACATTCACTTTTTTCACTGCTGATGAGCGTTTGCTTGCAGTTGCCCAAATCGAAAACCTCATCACTGATAATCCCAATTACCACCCTTAA
- a CDS encoding IS200/IS605 family accessory protein TnpB-related protein, producing the protein MGRVKGHIEVQKTVILRAKSETAYREEIVKHIITTKQLYADTTEFYVLVFLENLELLNLKSDDLYSVVEKLTLITKQRPSPEIPLQINTVQDMRRSCIKTAFGIAKSWDSNYKKWELRRDKHEEKQAKKLAISEAKGQKYTPKKFTDKPPLPPRNYTNIHPTFYRGMYKEFDGSSIILKLWTGNRWVFMKQPINLEGRELPYGYEWGSPTLVLKDRLHLHVPVIKQVKSNGKLAQQALNPDGLTTCNVDLNLDGDIAVATILHSDVTGSVTEIATLFVKGNDTIQHRRKRELGLIAVASSKTNKGFGVKKIGDNSQRFEKIKNRDNYESHRISKRIADFAHQYGATVIVFECLTNLRPDRAKFSRRSNQKRAYWLSSKIRKRTKYKAFQSYGIITAQVSPKDTSRHCALCNGNEEEDSLVSRIEAQFSTDVARLFQIIMNKSLEKVDYSTGAPNYICSDTVEHRGNADLNAARNIGLRFFARYYQKPRLKVEKQGLLATQAARKAFGMVAV; encoded by the coding sequence GTGGGGCGAGTCAAAGGACATATTGAAGTTCAAAAGACAGTGATATTAAGAGCTAAAAGTGAAACTGCTTACAGGGAAGAAATAGTTAAACATATTATTACTACCAAACAATTGTACGCAGATACAACTGAGTTTTATGTTTTGGTATTTCTGGAGAATTTAGAGCTACTCAATTTAAAATCTGATGACTTGTATAGCGTTGTAGAGAAATTAACATTAATTACCAAACAAAGACCCTCCCCGGAAATTCCCTTGCAGATCAACACAGTTCAAGACATGCGTCGTTCTTGCATTAAAACCGCTTTTGGTATAGCAAAGTCTTGGGACTCGAACTATAAAAAATGGGAGTTACGTAGAGATAAGCATGAAGAAAAACAAGCCAAGAAATTAGCCATTTCTGAAGCTAAGGGCCAGAAATACACTCCGAAAAAGTTCACAGATAAACCACCGCTACCACCTCGTAATTATACAAACATTCATCCTACTTTCTATCGTGGGATGTACAAGGAGTTTGACGGTTCATCAATCATATTAAAACTGTGGACAGGCAACAGATGGGTTTTTATGAAGCAGCCTATCAACCTAGAAGGTAGAGAACTTCCTTATGGTTATGAATGGGGAAGTCCCACGCTGGTTTTAAAAGATAGGTTACATCTTCATGTTCCTGTGATTAAACAAGTCAAATCCAACGGGAAACTGGCTCAACAAGCATTGAACCCTGATGGATTAACAACTTGCAACGTAGATCTAAATCTTGATGGTGATATAGCTGTAGCAACAATTCTACACTCCGACGTTACGGGTAGCGTTACCGAGATTGCCACTCTCTTTGTTAAGGGTAATGATACTATCCAACATCGTAGGAAGCGTGAGTTAGGTTTAATTGCAGTAGCTAGTTCCAAGACAAATAAAGGTTTTGGAGTTAAAAAGATTGGTGATAATTCTCAACGCTTTGAGAAAATTAAGAATAGAGATAATTACGAATCTCATCGAATCTCTAAACGTATAGCTGACTTTGCTCATCAGTATGGAGCGACAGTAATTGTATTTGAGTGTTTAACTAATCTTCGACCCGATAGAGCGAAATTTAGCCGTCGTTCTAATCAAAAAAGAGCTTATTGGCTCTCGTCGAAAATTCGGAAACGAACCAAATACAAAGCTTTTCAGTCTTATGGAATTATCACGGCTCAAGTCTCACCAAAAGATACAAGCAGGCATTGTGCATTATGTAATGGCAACGAAGAAGAAGATTCGTTAGTTTCCAGAATAGAAGCTCAATTTAGTACTGATGTCGCCAGACTTTTTCAAATAATCATGAATAAATCATTGGAGAAAGTTGATTACAGTACGGGAGCGCCAAATTATATTTGTTCCGACACCGTTGAACATAGAGGCAATGCCGATCTGAACGCCGCCCGAAATATAGGTCTACGTTTTTTTGCGAGATATTACCAAAAGCCCAGGTTGAAAGTTGAAAAACAGGGTTTACTTGCTACCCAAGCAGCCAGAAAGGCATTTGGCATGGTAGCTGTGTAA
- a CDS encoding DNA-binding protein, giving the protein MKRMKMPTSDRYQDYLIESLKDPEEAVAYIEAILEAENPEPELLRSAIEDVIDARLRMNNLSEQAKVHWENLSSILSKSSGEEIYSLVTLLNSLGFRLEVTRK; this is encoded by the coding sequence ATGAAAAGAATGAAAATGCCGACTAGCGATCGCTATCAGGACTATCTTATTGAATCTCTTAAAGACCCCGAAGAGGCTGTTGCTTATATTGAGGCGATATTAGAAGCAGAAAATCCCGAACCCGAACTACTGCGATCGGCGATTGAAGATGTTATTGATGCGCGGTTGAGAATGAACAATCTCTCAGAACAAGCAAAAGTACACTGGGAAAACCTAAGTAGTATCTTATCCAAAAGCAGTGGTGAGGAAATTTACAGTTTGGTAACGCTTTTGAATTCTCTGGGGTTTAGGTTAGAGGTCACTCGAAAGTAG
- a CDS encoding DNA phosphorothioation system restriction enzyme translates to MYLLKKRISQLPTSNTVEETNLATYLLKSPFVGENKSKYQTQEPSLPGCPKMPISIELRGYQRQAIDNWFANKGRGTLKMATGSGKTITALAIVCELYKQINLQAVLVVCPYRHLVTQWARECEKFNLQPILAFENVRNWQSQLSTQLYNIRSGSQAFLTIITSNSTLIGDGFQSQLKYFPEKTLIIGDEAHNLGAPRLEESLPRRFGLRLALSATPERYFDEDGTQSIFGYFGPVLQPEFTLRDAIAQRALVRYLYYPVLVELTETESRAYAKLTQKIGRALLYRERENVALGNFEDNEDLKPLLMQRARLVGAAENKLYALRELMQNRRDTTHTLFYCSDGSLDVTQRSDLHQVKAVAKILGTELGYRISTYTAQTPLAEREVLRRQFESGELQGLVAIRCLDEGVDIPAIQTAVILASSGNPRQFIQRRGRVLRPHPGKERATIFDMIVLPPDLDRNTLEVERNLLRKELLRFVEFADLADNAGEARMKLLNLQKRYGLLDI, encoded by the coding sequence ATGTACTTGTTAAAAAAACGAATTTCACAACTGCCAACTTCCAACACGGTAGAGGAGACCAATTTAGCAACATATCTCCTCAAGTCACCATTTGTAGGTGAAAACAAAAGCAAATATCAAACGCAGGAGCCATCATTACCCGGCTGCCCTAAAATGCCTATATCCATCGAATTGCGGGGATATCAGCGACAAGCGATTGACAATTGGTTTGCTAACAAAGGTAGAGGAACCTTGAAAATGGCAACTGGTAGTGGGAAGACAATCACTGCACTTGCCATTGTTTGCGAACTCTACAAGCAAATTAACTTGCAAGCAGTGTTGGTTGTATGCCCATACCGCCATCTTGTTACTCAATGGGCGCGAGAATGTGAAAAATTTAATTTGCAACCCATCCTCGCCTTTGAGAATGTACGCAATTGGCAGAGTCAACTTTCCACACAACTCTACAACATCCGTTCTGGTTCTCAAGCATTTTTGACAATTATTACCAGCAACTCTACTCTAATTGGCGATGGCTTTCAATCTCAACTCAAGTACTTTCCTGAAAAAACTTTGATTATAGGAGATGAAGCACATAACCTCGGCGCGCCCCGATTAGAAGAAAGTTTACCCCGGCGTTTTGGGCTGCGGCTAGCTTTATCTGCTACACCAGAAAGATATTTTGATGAAGATGGAACTCAATCTATATTTGGATACTTTGGCCCAGTTTTGCAACCAGAGTTTACTTTAAGAGATGCGATCGCGCAACGTGCTTTAGTCCGTTACCTTTATTACCCCGTACTCGTAGAATTAACAGAAACAGAAAGCCGCGCATATGCTAAACTCACACAAAAAATTGGACGAGCACTTTTGTATCGAGAACGGGAAAATGTTGCACTAGGAAATTTTGAAGACAACGAAGACTTAAAACCCTTGTTAATGCAAAGAGCAAGGTTAGTAGGTGCAGCCGAAAATAAGCTATATGCTTTGCGCGAACTGATGCAAAATCGCCGAGACACCACCCATACCCTCTTTTATTGTAGTGATGGTTCACTTGATGTCACTCAGCGTTCTGATTTACATCAAGTAAAAGCCGTTGCCAAAATATTAGGTACTGAGTTGGGTTACAGAATCAGTACTTATACCGCCCAAACACCATTAGCAGAAAGAGAAGTTTTGCGCCGTCAATTCGAGAGTGGTGAATTACAAGGTTTAGTCGCCATTCGCTGTTTAGACGAAGGAGTCGATATTCCTGCTATTCAAACTGCTGTGATTTTGGCAAGTTCTGGCAATCCCCGCCAGTTTATTCAAAGACGCGGACGGGTTTTACGCCCCCATCCCGGTAAAGAACGTGCAACCATATTTGACATGATAGTTTTACCACCAGATCTAGATAGGAACACGTTAGAAGTTGAGCGCAATTTACTGCGGAAGGAATTACTGAGATTTGTAGAATTTGCCGACCTAGCTGATAATGCAGGTGAAGCCAGGATGAAGTTGCTCAATTTACAAAAGCGCTACGGTTTATTAGATATATGA
- a CDS encoding SMI1/KNR4 family protein: MGTLTEALERIMNWQYKHQPEYAASFLPGLKTDEIESVEEELGFKLPKEIYDLYQWRNGTEEDTKALCFPSIQFLPLSRAIEYSQGCNEYIESGKEFVTQESEWYEISPLFVFIENNCNFCGVPLIDYQREKLPVVILLEASMPKIFYTSLTDMMLTLAECYETGAYYLNRDGYICEDECKAASVLRKYNADIGERALLTCQSLLLQPLDSSNSKLIGQVAEATMAITRFKDPRSVKLLLEASQYLSRAKGLCRDGVYSWVLKALGKICDFRALPPLTNALQDCSLLIRKEAQDALSDLRKSISK, from the coding sequence ATGGGAACTTTAACTGAAGCTTTAGAAAGAATTATGAATTGGCAGTATAAGCATCAGCCAGAGTATGCTGCTTCCTTTCTACCAGGGCTAAAAACTGATGAAATTGAGTCAGTAGAAGAAGAATTGGGATTTAAATTACCCAAGGAAATTTATGACCTTTATCAATGGAGAAATGGAACAGAAGAAGATACTAAGGCGTTATGCTTTCCTTCCATACAGTTTTTACCTCTTTCTAGAGCCATTGAATACAGTCAAGGATGTAACGAATATATTGAAAGTGGAAAAGAATTTGTAACACAGGAAAGTGAATGGTATGAAATAAGTCCTTTGTTTGTATTTATTGAAAATAACTGTAACTTCTGTGGTGTTCCTCTTATTGACTATCAAAGAGAAAAATTACCAGTAGTTATTTTACTTGAAGCGTCAATGCCAAAGATTTTTTATACAAGTCTAACTGACATGATGTTGACGCTAGCAGAGTGCTATGAAACAGGGGCTTATTACTTAAATAGAGATGGATACATTTGCGAAGATGAATGCAAAGCTGCTTCCGTATTACGTAAATATAATGCTGACATTGGCGAAAGAGCGCTTTTGACTTGTCAATCTTTGCTTCTACAGCCACTAGACTCTTCCAATAGTAAGTTAATTGGACAAGTTGCTGAAGCCACAATGGCGATCACTAGATTTAAAGATCCAAGAAGTGTTAAATTATTGCTAGAAGCCTCACAATATTTAAGTAGAGCTAAAGGTCTTTGTAGAGATGGAGTTTATTCTTGGGTACTAAAGGCTTTAGGTAAAATATGCGATTTTAGGGCATTGCCACCACTAACTAATGCCTTGCAAGATTGCTCTCTCCTTATTAGGAAAGAAGCTCAAGACGCTTTGTCAGATCTCAGGAAAAGTATTAGTAAATAA
- a CDS encoding type II toxin-antitoxin system RelE/ParE family toxin — MAPEGTVPFAEWLDSLRDKKAKAKIKERLKRVSLGNLGDCKSVGGGVFELRIDYGPGYRVYYGQVGLIIVILLLGRDKSTQEQDIRKAQEYWADYEKNENAD, encoded by the coding sequence ATCGCGCCAGAAGGTACAGTTCCTTTTGCAGAATGGCTAGATTCGCTACGTGATAAGAAAGCGAAAGCTAAAATCAAGGAACGACTTAAAAGAGTTAGCCTCGGTAATTTAGGAGATTGTAAGTCAGTAGGAGGAGGTGTTTTTGAACTGAGGATTGATTATGGTCCGGGCTATAGAGTGTATTATGGACAAGTAGGGTTAATCATTGTGATTTTGCTATTGGGTAGAGATAAAAGCACTCAAGAGCAGGATATTCGTAAGGCTCAGGAGTATTGGGCAGATTATGAAAAGAATGAAAATGCCGACTAG
- the argF gene encoding ornithine carbamoyltransferase has translation MAGLKGRDLLSLADFTPTEVQELLQMASQLKSQQLRLRCNKVLGLLFSKASTRTRVSFTVAMYQLGGQVIDLNPNVTQVSRGEPVQDTARVLDRYLDILAIRTFAQQELEIFANYAKIPVINALTDLEHPCQVLADLMTVQECFGSCAGLTLTYVGDGNNVANSLLLGCALVGMNVRVASPNGFEPNAAILETARSIAGGKTQVLLTQDPEAATKGAHVIYTDVWASMGQEEEADDRLPVFQLYQVNDRLLSLADPRAIVLHCLPAHRGEEITDEVMEGSRSQIWNQAENRMHIQKALLASLLGAEEI, from the coding sequence ATGGCAGGGTTGAAAGGACGAGATTTATTAAGTTTGGCAGACTTCACTCCCACGGAAGTTCAAGAACTTTTGCAAATGGCAAGCCAGCTAAAGTCGCAACAGTTGAGATTGCGATGCAATAAAGTACTGGGTTTGCTGTTCTCCAAAGCATCTACTCGAACTAGAGTCAGTTTTACTGTAGCGATGTATCAACTTGGTGGACAGGTTATCGATCTAAATCCCAATGTCACTCAAGTGAGTCGTGGAGAACCCGTGCAAGATACGGCACGAGTTTTAGATAGATATCTAGATATTTTGGCAATTCGTACCTTTGCACAGCAGGAATTAGAAATTTTTGCCAACTATGCCAAAATTCCCGTCATTAATGCCCTCACCGATTTGGAACATCCCTGTCAGGTATTGGCTGATTTGATGACAGTCCAAGAATGCTTTGGCTCCTGCGCGGGTTTAACCTTAACCTATGTTGGAGATGGTAATAATGTGGCAAACTCCTTGTTACTGGGCTGTGCTTTGGTAGGAATGAATGTGAGAGTCGCCTCACCCAATGGATTTGAACCAAATGCAGCAATTCTAGAAACAGCACGCTCAATTGCAGGTGGAAAAACTCAGGTATTGCTGACTCAGGACCCTGAAGCAGCAACAAAAGGTGCTCATGTAATTTACACCGATGTTTGGGCAAGTATGGGACAAGAAGAAGAAGCTGATGACCGATTGCCAGTTTTTCAACTTTACCAAGTGAACGATCGCCTATTAAGTCTTGCCGATCCTAGGGCAATTGTTTTACACTGTTTACCAGCACATCGCGGTGAAGAAATCACCGACGAGGTCATGGAAGGTTCCCGATCGCAAATTTGGAACCAGGCAGAAAATCGAATGCACATCCAAAAAGCTTTACTCGCAAGTCTTTTAGGAGCAGAAGAAATATAA
- the lexA gene encoding transcriptional repressor LexA, which yields MERLTEAQRELYEWLAEYIRLHQHSPSIRQMMQAMNLKSPAPIQSRLEHLRTKGYIEWNEGKARTIRILRPLKLGVPILGEIAAGGLIEPVTEAEEYIDLTSMTLPSKTYALRVTGDSMIEDSIVDGDLVFLRPVPEPEHLKNGTIVAARVDGYGATLKRFYREGDRVTLKAANPKYNPIEVNAVQVQVQGSLVAIWRNYN from the coding sequence ATGGAACGTCTAACAGAAGCTCAAAGAGAACTTTACGAATGGCTGGCAGAATATATACGATTGCACCAGCATTCACCTTCTATCCGACAAATGATGCAGGCAATGAATTTAAAATCCCCTGCACCCATTCAAAGTCGCTTAGAACATTTACGTACCAAAGGGTACATTGAATGGAATGAAGGTAAGGCGCGAACAATTAGAATTTTGCGACCATTAAAGCTAGGTGTCCCCATTTTGGGTGAGATTGCAGCAGGGGGTTTGATAGAACCAGTCACTGAAGCGGAAGAGTATATAGACCTCACCAGTATGACGTTACCTTCTAAAACTTATGCTTTGCGGGTAACAGGTGACAGCATGATTGAGGACTCTATCGTTGATGGAGATTTGGTCTTTTTGCGTCCCGTACCAGAACCAGAACATCTCAAAAATGGCACTATCGTTGCCGCCAGAGTTGATGGATATGGTGCAACTTTAAAACGATTCTATCGTGAAGGCGATCGCGTCACCCTCAAAGCAGCAAATCCCAAATACAATCCGATAGAGGTAAACGCCGTTCAAGTACAAGTGCAAGGTTCCCTAGTCGCCATCTGGCGTAATTACAACTAA
- a CDS encoding AAA family ATPase: protein MKLLSIKLCNFRSFYGKTPEIVLAVGDPRNTTVIHGNNGSGKTSLLNAFTWVLYEKFSAAFASSEQLVNKRAIAEAKSGQPIECWVEIAWEHEGIRYRVKREFRAYKNETDFDTGKTELYLQFASADGIWNFPTQNPEDIINQILPTSLHQYFFFDGERIEKIVRSDKKPEIAEATKIFLGVEVINRSIKHLSEAKKSLESELKSIGDLEIKQLLKQQEKIENELDVIHQRQLEIQQDLEYQETFKKETSVRFRELSAAKELEEKRQELEKQKSFNQQTLRDSRDTLKKIISARGYTVLLSGTALQFKEIVHTFKQKGELTSGISKEFVNDLLISQQCICGTKFRKGSQGYENIEKLLARVGSSAVEETAIRMLAQVDEIDKKATSFWEEVDREQTRINQLRQTISQLENELDNIQERLRKDTNEEISNLQKRLDEIEEKIRNLILEQGANQQKIANFKTELEVVVKQVAKQKLNEEKQVLTQRRITATQDAIDRLTLVRERQEKQFRFQLEKRVQEIFSEISFTPYIPKISEKYELTLVENTAGIEMPVAASTGENQILSLSFISSIIDRVREWSEKRKMLMIPDSSAFPIVMDSPFGSLDVISRRQTAKTIPKLANQLIVLVTKTQWRGEVEEEMADRIGREYVLTYYSSKPDCEQDYIELDGERYPLVRQSPNEFEYTEIYEVDRRG, encoded by the coding sequence ATGAAGTTGCTTTCCATTAAGCTTTGTAACTTTCGCTCTTTTTATGGTAAGACACCGGAAATTGTTCTCGCGGTTGGAGATCCTCGTAACACAACGGTCATTCACGGGAATAATGGTTCTGGAAAAACAAGCTTGCTGAATGCATTTACTTGGGTGCTGTATGAGAAATTTAGCGCCGCTTTTGCATCATCCGAACAATTAGTCAATAAGCGTGCGATCGCCGAAGCAAAATCAGGTCAACCTATAGAGTGTTGGGTAGAGATAGCATGGGAACATGAAGGCATACGCTATCGAGTCAAACGAGAGTTTCGTGCTTATAAAAATGAAACGGATTTTGATACAGGCAAAACAGAATTATATTTACAATTTGCCAGTGCGGACGGTATCTGGAATTTTCCCACACAAAACCCAGAAGATATCATCAATCAAATTTTACCCACCAGTTTACATCAATATTTCTTCTTTGATGGCGAACGGATTGAAAAGATAGTTCGTTCTGATAAGAAACCAGAAATTGCCGAAGCTACCAAGATTTTTTTAGGTGTTGAAGTTATCAATCGTTCTATCAAACATCTCAGCGAAGCGAAAAAAAGTTTAGAAAGCGAGTTAAAGTCTATTGGTGATTTGGAAATAAAACAGTTATTAAAACAGCAAGAAAAGATAGAAAATGAACTAGACGTTATTCATCAAAGACAATTAGAAATTCAACAAGATCTAGAATATCAAGAAACTTTCAAAAAAGAGACCAGTGTCCGATTTCGAGAACTGAGTGCAGCTAAAGAATTAGAAGAAAAGCGTCAAGAATTAGAAAAGCAGAAATCATTCAATCAACAAACTCTTAGAGACTCTAGAGACACGCTTAAAAAAATTATTTCCGCACGAGGTTACACTGTTTTACTTTCAGGAACTGCATTACAATTTAAAGAAATAGTCCATACTTTCAAACAAAAAGGGGAATTAACCTCCGGCATTTCCAAAGAATTTGTCAACGACTTATTGATTTCTCAACAATGTATTTGTGGAACAAAATTCCGAAAGGGTAGCCAAGGGTACGAGAATATAGAAAAATTATTGGCTAGAGTTGGCTCCTCTGCGGTAGAAGAGACAGCTATTCGTATGTTGGCACAAGTCGATGAAATTGATAAGAAAGCAACCAGCTTTTGGGAAGAAGTTGATAGAGAGCAAACAAGAATCAATCAACTCAGACAAACGATATCTCAACTTGAAAATGAGTTAGACAATATTCAAGAAAGATTGAGAAAAGATACTAATGAAGAAATTAGCAATTTACAAAAGCGATTGGATGAAATAGAAGAAAAAATCAGAAATTTAATACTAGAGCAAGGGGCAAATCAGCAAAAAATTGCGAATTTTAAAACAGAATTAGAAGTGGTAGTCAAGCAAGTAGCTAAGCAAAAATTAAACGAAGAAAAGCAAGTACTGACACAACGACGCATTACAGCTACTCAAGATGCTATTGATAGGTTAACTTTAGTGAGAGAACGACAAGAGAAGCAGTTTCGATTTCAACTAGAAAAGCGGGTACAAGAAATTTTTAGTGAAATTTCGTTTACACCTTATATACCTAAAATCAGTGAGAAATACGAACTGACACTAGTGGAGAATACTGCTGGTATAGAAATGCCTGTTGCTGCTTCTACAGGAGAGAATCAGATTCTCAGCTTATCGTTTATTTCCAGCATTATCGATAGGGTGCGGGAATGGAGTGAAAAAAGAAAAATGCTGATGATTCCTGATAGCAGCGCCTTTCCAATTGTGATGGACTCACCTTTTGGGAGTTTAGATGTAATTTCTCGCAGACAAACTGCCAAGACAATTCCGAAATTGGCAAATCAGTTGATTGTATTAGTTACTAAGACACAGTGGCGAGGTGAAGTAGAAGAAGAAATGGCAGACAGAATCGGTAGAGAATATGTACTGACTTACTACTCTTCTAAACCTGACTGCGAACAGGATTATATTGAATTGGATGGGGAACGATATCCTTTAGTGAGACAAAGCCCCAATGAGTTTGAGTATACAGAGATTTATGAAGTGGATCGTAGGGGATAA
- a CDS encoding antitoxin family protein, translating into MAKAIPAIYENGVLRPLAPVNFSDHQTVWLQVLPEQNMTELLPLLRPLYESGLLTPPTPSDAEPISDDDLVAMVQSIHVAGQPLSETIIEDRGEW; encoded by the coding sequence ATGGCTAAGGCAATTCCGGCAATTTACGAAAATGGAGTGTTACGTCCCTTGGCTCCAGTAAATTTTTCTGACCACCAAACCGTTTGGCTGCAAGTGTTACCTGAACAAAACATGACTGAACTTCTACCTTTGCTTAGACCTCTCTATGAGTCTGGTTTACTTACACCTCCCACTCCCTCTGATGCAGAACCGATTTCTGACGATGATTTGGTAGCAATGGTACAGTCTATTCATGTTGCGGGTCAACCACTTTCAGAAACAATCATTGAGGATCGAGGTGAGTGGTAA
- a CDS encoding IS607 family transposase, whose protein sequence is MEQVGISVNFKISNTISEFMPYISPKDAAELTGFHPKTLAKWADAGKIDFIKAESGYRRYDVTSLRKMIGEDDRAVIIYGRVSTHSQKDDLQRQLDFLRSRYPKGEMIYEVGSGLNFKRKKLLSILERVINREVKEIVVAYSDRLVRFGFDLVVWLCAQFDCKVIVLNQVVLSPQQELVQDLLAIMHCFSARLYGLRKYEKPIRKTLEVEKLDEDSMKNDV, encoded by the coding sequence ATGGAACAAGTCGGAATTAGTGTTAATTTTAAGATATCTAATACTATTTCTGAGTTTATGCCTTATATCAGTCCTAAAGACGCCGCAGAACTAACAGGCTTTCATCCAAAAACTCTAGCTAAGTGGGCAGACGCCGGGAAAATTGACTTTATCAAAGCTGAGAGTGGTTATCGCCGATACGATGTGACCTCCCTCAGAAAGATGATTGGGGAGGACGACCGAGCAGTCATCATATATGGACGAGTCTCAACGCATTCTCAAAAGGATGATTTGCAACGGCAGTTAGATTTTTTACGCTCGCGCTACCCTAAAGGAGAGATGATTTACGAAGTAGGTTCGGGGTTGAACTTTAAGCGGAAAAAGCTTTTATCGATATTAGAAAGAGTGATTAATCGCGAAGTAAAAGAAATAGTAGTAGCTTATTCAGATCGGTTGGTCAGGTTCGGTTTTGACCTTGTAGTTTGGCTTTGTGCTCAATTTGATTGTAAAGTTATTGTGTTGAATCAAGTCGTGCTTTCTCCTCAACAAGAGTTAGTGCAAGATCTGCTAGCAATCATGCATTGTTTTTCTGCAAGGCTTTACGGCTTGCGAAAGTATGAAAAACCGATCAGAAAAACTTTAGAAGTAGAAAAATTAGATGAAGATTCCATGAAGAATGATGTCTAA